Within the Melopsittacus undulatus isolate bMelUnd1 chromosome 5, bMelUnd1.mat.Z, whole genome shotgun sequence genome, the region tctgttgtttaagtttaaacccattaccccttgtcttatcactacagtccctaatgaatagtccctcaccagcatccctgtaggcccccttcagatatggGATGTCATCTTGATATCCTTTTAGCAAGCATTTTTACCTTTATGTTGCTGATATGCTGTGTTTACAAACTTTGCCCTCCTTATCTGCACTACCACCCTTAGTCCTTTATTTGAGGATATTAAtggtgttctggttttgttttaatttggatTGGATTCCTGTTTCCCTGATGAAAAAATGGTAAAGCCTTGCTCAAGAAGCCTTCACCAGTTGCTGACAATGTTATTACACATTTCCTCTGGCTTTCTCACTATTTGGATGCTTTTCACCTCTTTAACTTAGTCCAGCTAGCAGTATCCCTTGCTGCACCAAAGCAACTCCTGTGTCTTTGCCCAGGGCCATTGCTGAATGACATGGATTAAACTGCTCTTCAGtgacttattttcttttttttcctgcctgggATCTTGTGTTAGGAGTAGGCACCAAGCACCTCTCAAGCACTCTCAAATccctgatgctgcagagcactGTGCTCAGCATGCCCATGAGGCAGCCAGAACACAGTGGTCTGAGTTTTCAGTAGCAACTGCTGGCTGTTTTGTCTTCATCTCAGGAGACAGAGTTCGGGACTTTTCACTAGCAGTTGTTCAAGATGGGATCTTGTCTACAGGCACATTGAAACAGAAtcaataaatgaaattaatgatTCTCATAAATGATGCTAATTTTCCTACCACCCTCCAAGAGAAGGATTGACCTATATGCTCCTTGTTAAGCCCTGGCTTGGGATACACTGAAATTGCAGCCTTATGGTAAAGAAGCATGTCCTCAGACCAAGCTTGCATCCTTTCTGTGTACAAGAATATAGCCGCTGGCCCAACAGCCCCACAGGCACAATATATGTCATCTCACTTGTGTTtgagtaaaaaagaaaaggctctgTAAATGGCAACATTTGGGgaccaaaatatttattataataaattaaAGAATAAGCATTTATAAAACAATCCATCTGAATATAAATATCACACAGCAGTTTTAATTTCATAGTTCACTTAAAACCCTCTGGTACAGCTtcataaatacatttccttggataattttcaattaatatatataaataaaagtacAGTATAATTATTACCTTAAAATAAGTTACTATTAAatagaaatgacaaaaattatttctgaattacTCTGAACTTTTCAGGTAAATGTCAGAAAGGGGCAACATATGCAAGAGAGGTTTCCAAGTAAAAGGCTCAAAACATCCTGGCTACCTATCACTGCCTACCTTAATCAAAGCTGATTCACATGTGTCAAATCTCAGCATATAAAATATAGAAACAGTTGATTTATTCCTATGGAGGAGCACAGGGTCatgccttttaaaataactaaTGTCCTGTGTTGAAATGGAGCCACAAACACTGTCCTGGAGTCTTCCTTTCAAAGCAGGCAGCAACATGCATCCTGTCTGTGCCCACTTAGTTTGCTGTTATTGGCATGGGTGAAGAATTACTGCATCGAGGTATTAGGGGAAAGAAAGGGTGTCCATAGTATTATAGCAAGAGATTTTTGGAGACATCTATTAAAGGCTGATCTGAAGACCTgaaattttttcagtttttcttcttgttcccTCCCTTCTTTGGGATATCAGTGCAGGCATTTTCTATGTAGTCAAACAGTAAATCCAGTTCTCCAATGGCTTTAGTCTTTCCATTCTCTCCCAGCTAGAAAAGAGCACAATATAAATTTTAGCATCTCATTATTTCTCAGAAAATTTAAATCAGGTTTGTCATAGAAACTGAATCAAGAACTTACTCTCCTTATTCTCTCAAGTAGTTCTGTTAGAGTATTATACCATAAAATATAAACTAGATCATTCTAATCTAGTCTAGCATACAGAATTACCTGCAACCTGACTTCTGAAGCTTTAAATTACCATGACATGTGCAGAGAGTTAACAACTGAAGGAGAGTTTGAAGTAGAAACATCACTAATCCCCTCTTTAATGCCCATGAAGGCTTCGTCTCCCAAATAATCTGCACAGTTTGTTTCACAATTGGGTCAGCCTTAATCCAACTAAAACACTGGAGTTTGTCACAgctctttttaaattttttggGGAAATGTACCTCTTTCAGTTTGGTCTTCATTTCTTCCAGGTTCTTTTCAATGTGATCTCTGTGTCCATAGAATTtctaaaaaaagacaaaatccagATGTAACATTGACAGCTGCATGCAacaatgtgctgctttttttcccacacAAACACACCTTCTATCAACCTCGAGTTTGATATCTTTGATCTGAGGTTCACTTTCATATCAGTGCCTCTTGCCACTGTTTGCAGCATTCTGAGATTCAGGAGCAGTGACAAGAGTCACAACTCAGAGTCAGGGGAAGAAACACAACGCTACTCACACATCTGCTCAGCTCCGAGGTCAGGGATGCAAAGAACTGTACCACCTCCGCAGCATACAGGTACTGGTCCTTGACCTCGGTGAGGACATCTTTCACTACAATCTCCACAATCCTCTTCATCATGTAGCAACGGTTGTTTTCCTATGTGTGCAAGTAAGAGGTCATGTTAACTCATGGCAAGAGATCAACGAGTGCTGGAGAAGGTTGCAAAGAGCAGTCTTCACACCTAAGGGTATAAAGCTTACCCTGATGTTAACATAGAGCTGCTGCCCAATGAGCCTGTTGTCCGTGTCCTCATCTGAGGCCCTGgcctgaggggaaaaaagggaaatgtcaGGCAGGGATGGGAACCGTATGTGAAAATTAACAATAAACCCTAAGGTTTTTTATCATTAATAGAGCAGGTGAAAAGAGGGAAATGACACCAGAGACATTTTGTTACAGGTAGATAAGCTTGGAGATTTTGTCTGCTTCTCCCCTgagctggatgagatttaaggtcaATAtcaccagaaaataaataagcagaAGTCTGAATTCCTGTCACACTTTTCAACATCAGATGTCGTAGTGGCTATGATGACTAAACCAGATGCCGCAGGTGGCCAACCTCACAGTGgcccacagcactgctgggagatgctgcagcactCAGCGGCATACACCAAGGGGGGACCCACCCTGGTAAGAGCAGCCAAAACACCTGCCCAAGCAAAGTGCTGTATGATGCCTGAGGAACTGCCTGGCCATGGCTGGAATCATGGACAGGTCCAGCTCCAAATGCCCTGGGCAAACAGAGAAATTTAAGCTCAAGTTTCACAATTGTCCCAAACTAGCAGCAGCCGCTTGAgagaaggagctgtgctgtgccagggacTGACTTTTCcttgaggaggaaaagaggcagaggcagcagcttccCCTGCCTACACAACCAGTGAGCAACAGACCCACTCCACATGCCCAAACTCTGCCTTACTGCAAGCACACGTTTCTTCTGGAGAAAGGCATGAGAAAGAGAGGAATGCTGAAGGTGAGAAGTGAGGGCACTGATGGAGAAGGAAGTCCTCGGATCCCACATGAAGGTTACACAAGGTACTGTACCATTTTAGCCAAGGTGTAGGTACGATTCCTGATGTAGGGCTGAAAGTTGAACTTCCTGAGCCTGCAGGTATGATGGGCTGTAGAAGCCACCCCTGCCCCTTTTGGAGGCAGAGGGCTGGTgagaagaagagggagaaagcaacagcagcagcagaatacCCATCCTAAGAAGCTCTTGGTCAAGGTCTGCAGGGAGGCCATGTCTCACAGTCCAAAGTTCTCTGTCGCAGCAGGTTTCAGCTACAGTGCTCAGCACTGATGAGAGAGAGCAGTGTTAGCATCAGGGAGACTGGGCAAGGCAAAGTGAGAGAGGCAAAAAGGCTGCAAGCCTTACCTTTGCAGTGATTCTTGATGTGCTCTGCAGGAGGTGAGGTGCACCTTATATAGGGCCAACAGCATCTCTCTcagcctattttttttttttttttgcgtaGTGGtggtaaataaaaatgacatcAGCAACTCTCTTGCTTTCCAGTATCCTCTTCTGAGAACTACCTAACCACTACAAAACCCACAAATACAACTACAAGGCCATTAGAATCTTCAGTTTcttataaaataaaccaaatcttAACGCAGGGCAAAGCAGGGGCTGTTACCGGGACAGGAATCCTGAATTCTCTTTGCATAAAAATGTCTGAGAACTGTATGGGTCTGAGCATCCTGTCCTGATTGTAACACAATAATTGGATTGACAATTTTACAACAGGTAATGTATCTTATATAAATTttggttcatagaatcatttagattggaaaagaccctttaagatcatcaagtccagctaTTAACCTTGCAGCAAATGActggtgctctgctgctgctcactggAATAAAGCAGTGGTCAGACCCAAACACTGTACCAGACCCAAAAGCACTGACCATGTACAGTTCCTACCCTCAAATACTTTTTCCCACACAGTGGCCCACTGGAGTCGTTGGCCATCTGCCCATCACTGTGCAAAACTCTCTGACAGACCAGAAAAAGTGTAGGACCAACACTGCCTCTATCACATATCTGATCTTCAAATTCCCATTTTCCAAAAGTTATCCATATTCCAGGCTGTAGCTGGGTGTAATGATCAGAGGTCATTAGAGGTGGTCATGCACTTACTTATCCATGTGATTGCCATGTTCCTGATCTTTCAGTCCGAAATATGCAGGATGCCAAAGGGAAACTGCGCTCTCTTTAGAGAGTAATTTGCAACCCAGCTGTAGACAGTTATGCATGAGGACACAGACCTGGTACAAATGCAAACTCCTGGTTGCCTAATACCCACAAGGCACACAGGTGACAAATGTGAGAAATAGGAAAACCGAGGCTTCAGCTCTGCCTCTGGGAGTGAACAGGGGTAACCCTGGGGTTTGGTATCACCCCTTGCGGCTTAGGACAAGAGCCACAACCAGCCTTACCCCATGGGTCGAAATGCACAgctcttttccttatttctgaaAGGAAGCAGCCTAAAGGCTTGCTGGCACCAGATTTATGCTTTAGCCTCCCTGATACATCCACATAATGAATTAATCTCTCCATGCCTCAGtcttgcctcagtttccctcagATACCTGTCACATCAGCTCTGCACAGTCTGCGTCTTTGCAGGTGCACCCTGTCACCCTGAAGCCACCATCACCAGGTCGGTTTCCATGCCCAGCTCAGGAACCTATTCCCATACCCAACCTCTAACAGCATCCtgactgcagcaggcagcaaaaGCAAGTCTGGACCCAGGATGTCAATGATGTATTTCACACCCCAAATGTGTATAGCACCACAAAGCTATTCAATAACATGTTTATAAActcttttccatattttttttatttccaggctAATAAGCCTAGTGGGGCAGCAGGTTAATGAGCAGATGGGAGGATGAGTTATTCTTAGCCAAAAGACAGACATTAAAGACcagaatagaaatattttcatagaaaatattaatgtagACTTGATAAGGCTCTCTTTCTCCCATCTGCATTGTCAGCCACCCCTCATGGTCATGCTAATTTTTGGCTGTACCATGACATCCTCCTTCTGAGActttaaaaaagctttgtttaaaTTCAATTTTCCTCCCTACATGCAtcattcacttttattttccaggctctgaaatgctgaaacGGATATTAGAAGTTAATTCATTCATATTTCACAACATGATATTCCTAAATCCTGTGTATTATTTAACCctttgtttgcagctgtgagTTATTACAACCTGTCTTCCATCCCTTTAGCCTGCTGTATGTCCAACTCAAAAATAAGTATTCAAAACCTTGCTGGACACTAATTTTAGCAGACTGCATGGTTTCCATGCTCATGAGTATCCTCCTGGCCTCCTTCCAACCACCTTCCACCAGGTGGCTGCTGGTTCTGGATGTACCACAGTTGTGGCTGCACTTATTCCTTGTAACATGTCAAGAGAATTCCTTTGGAAGTGGAGATATGCTTCTCATTCCCAGGGTCTGTTATTTCTGTTACGTGACCGCACTGAACAAGGATGTGACAAGACACTGCTATCACCTCTTCTGTCTAGCTCACCACAGCCTGGTAGGGAGATTCACATCCAGCATTTCATTCTAAGGAAAGATGGGGCTAAAAACCTGCACTATCTCTAGATCTTACTCCAATCCTCAGGTGAAGCCGAGATAGGGACGAAGGAATCAGAAGGTTTTCTGCTACAGTTGAAGAATAACTTCTCTTTCATCTTGTTTGAGAAGGGTATACAATGATCTTCTGGAGAATAAGTTCGTGAGTCAGTGCTGAAGGTGAacctcaaggaaattccttaCTTAGACTCCCCTCCACAAACAGGCTGCTCTgaactgcagagctggcagaagAGTGGAAGGAAAgctgcatttaatttaaaatgtgataCTGTGGCTGAAACCATCGCTGGTGGCTCTTTGGGGAGCAAgaataaagtggaaaaaatgcatCTGAAGAACATGTCTTAAAAGAGCAGCCTTTCTCACTAATTCTTTCCTATGTTAACATTGTCAAGTATTCTAGCAACTGGTAATTTAGCAATTTCACTTTGAGCCTGAACTATTGATGTCTTGTGATACATAATGCCAAGCCTTTCTTTATAAAGCGAAGTTCTCTCGAAAACTagcaaacaaaaatgaacaCTGAGAAAGACCTCTCCAAGCTcaggtgggggaaaaaagtaatcttCCTTCTTAGTTTTATGACTTTTTCTAGgtttaatgatatttttaatacttaagATTAGTAGCTatgtttttaattcaaaattattGGAGACCTCTGCATGTACACCCTCTATAGAGTACCCTCTGCATTGTTCTGTAAgtgtaattaatttaaaaaacaacctTTTTTCACAGATTGCATTTTCTCCCCAGTGCTATCCCAAGAGTCAAACCTCTATCCTATCCCTGACCTCAGCAATGAACTTCTAAAGCGTAAGTACATGGAGTTTCCCTAATTCATTGAGAAACCGTAGTGGTTGAATATTCTCGACAATGACTTCTTGACCCATATTGAAGACAGAGGATTTTTTGAGGAGGACTGGAACTCTACATCACATCTACCTCAAAAGCCACAGACACTTCCTTCTTACTTTGAATGAAGCTACAGGTGAATAACCCATACTGTACTTTGATGTTCATCTGTTGTGTATCATCACCAGTACGCTGGCATGCAGGAACTTTCTTGAGCTTTACTACGTTTCCAGTCAGCTAGGACTATATTGTATTATTGGAAACATGTTCAGGATGATAAACCTTGTCAAGATCAGGCATGTGGAAAAGCAAACCTGTGTTTTGTCCTCTTGGATCTTTTATCTGGCAATGAAATCCTTCCTGCTTAAATATCCGTAGGAATGGACCACAGGTCACATAATGCCTAAAACTAAACACACAGTCTATAGGGAGACACCCTCGACTCCACAGAAAGGCCACGCTCATCCCTTCATTTTGCTCCAGCTCATTTCTGAGCTCGTTCACTGCATGTTATTTCAGGTATTCTCTGCTTTTGCCTAGACTTTCAAGCTTGAAGAGATTAAATCAAACTAAAAATGTTTCAGCTCAAGCTCCAGTGAAGCCTTGGTTTAGTTAGTTCCCTGGCCAGCAATGAAAACATCAGTAATGGAAGTTGGCTCTTCTTTATAAAACTTCCAATTAAGCTGTTCTgtaatttttccatttgttaTGGAAACATTCTAGTACATATGCAAGTATCTTCTGGGCATGACCATTAAAAATGGCAGAcggaattaattttttatttgtaggAAATTGTATCAACACAGAGATTCGGAGAGGACATGTGGCATTTGACCgttgtatttttgctttcttcatgaTAGGTTTAATGTTGTGTAAGACAGATACTGTGAATCTGCTGTTATGAGGAGCAGTACTATTAAAATTGCTTAGCCTGGGAGCATGAGGTGACTTTGGGAAAGACTCTTGTGTCAGGTCTCAGTACAGACACTGCTGACTCAGGCTTTTTGCAGAGGATGTGCAATTCACCTACCTCCCCTGACAGTAACACTTTTGTTAGACAGTGAGTAACACATTTCCTCTAACAGTAACACTTTTGCTTGTGTATCTGGTATTTCATCAAAGTCTTTTGGTTCTGTTACATAATTTTGGGTTCCCTAAAATGCTATATAATAAACATcataaaaccagcatttctgaGGCTGCACCTagaatcctgtgttcagttctgggtcactcactacaagaaagacattgaggtgctggagtgggtccagaaaagggcaacaaagctggtgaaggatctgaagcacaagtctgatgaggaatggctgagggaactggggttgtttattctggagaagagagggcgCAGGGGTACCTTGTCACTCTCTACAGAtacctgaaaggaagttgtAGGGAGGTGGAGGTCtgcctcttctcccaagtaacaagtgacaggacaagaagtaaCTGCctaaagctgtgccaggggaagcttatactggatattaggaaaaaattcttcactgaaggtgtgatcaggcattggaacaggctgctcagggcagtgggggaaatcaccatccctggacgTGTCcaaaaaactgtgtagatgaggccctcagcaccatggtttagtgctggacttggcagtc harbors:
- the IL22 gene encoding interleukin-22 — translated: MASLQTLTKSFLGWVFCCCCCFLPLLLTSPLPPKGAGVASTAHHTCRLRKFNFQPYIRNRTYTLAKMARASDEDTDNRLIGQQLYVNIRENNRCYMMKRIVEIVVKDVLTEVKDQYLYAAEVVQFFASLTSELSRCKFYGHRDHIEKNLEEMKTKLKELGENGKTKAIGELDLLFDYIENACTDIPKKGGNKKKN